The Streptomyces sp. NBC_00344 genome includes a window with the following:
- a CDS encoding VOC family protein yields MAAGIDLTLDCADAQLLGNFWKTALGYVDEPPPAPFGTRAEWHASFGLPEDDSVDDGAWLCDPDGMGPKLSILKVPEPKKAKNRLHIDIRVPGHGSADERWTRVRAESGRLVKAGGSVLEEFDGHHIVMSDPEGNEFCVAAAPA; encoded by the coding sequence ATGGCAGCCGGAATCGATCTCACTCTCGACTGTGCCGACGCACAGCTCCTGGGCAACTTCTGGAAGACCGCTCTGGGGTATGTCGACGAACCGCCTCCGGCCCCCTTCGGAACCCGCGCTGAGTGGCATGCGAGCTTCGGCCTCCCGGAGGACGATTCGGTGGATGACGGCGCATGGCTGTGCGATCCGGACGGCATGGGCCCCAAGCTCTCCATCCTCAAGGTCCCGGAACCCAAGAAAGCCAAGAACCGGCTGCATATCGACATCCGGGTACCGGGGCACGGCAGCGCCGATGAGCGGTGGACCCGGGTGAGAGCCGAGTCCGGTCGGCTGGTGAAGGCGGGCGGGTCCGTGTTGGAAGAGTTCGACGGGCACCACATCGTCATGTCCGACCCGGAGGGCAACGAGTTCTGCGTCGCTGCCGCTCCGGCCTGA
- a CDS encoding maleylpyruvate isomerase family mycothiol-dependent enzyme, producing the protein MEPISAPARRGALPEGLSEAIRGTAAEIAAQLRGRADTDGPVPGSEWTVGEAAAHLAQANQLMADIAAGQGRSHGDGTPQSLAAANEVALAQFGQRAAEPLAEMIVAQADAFLRAVDLRSPEDTVDTPLGAMDLATFGSYLLTHMLGHGYDLARAVGGAHMLDRKRVELSMPFMMATMPNVVAGAAAGLTARFAVRLWGTAAFGVIFTNGEVTISSRPITRPDCTILIEPVTFLLIALGRCDPWGAIARGRVLTWGRKPWLAPRFPTFFTAP; encoded by the coding sequence ATGGAGCCGATATCTGCACCCGCCCGGCGTGGCGCACTGCCCGAGGGGCTCAGCGAAGCGATCCGCGGGACCGCAGCGGAGATCGCAGCGCAACTACGCGGCCGTGCGGACACGGATGGACCGGTCCCGGGCTCCGAGTGGACTGTCGGCGAGGCGGCGGCCCACTTGGCGCAAGCCAACCAGCTGATGGCCGACATAGCGGCCGGCCAGGGGCGCAGCCACGGTGACGGGACGCCACAGAGCCTCGCGGCGGCCAATGAAGTCGCCCTCGCCCAATTCGGTCAGCGCGCGGCCGAACCGCTGGCCGAGATGATCGTGGCCCAGGCAGACGCCTTCCTCAGAGCTGTGGACCTGCGTTCACCCGAGGACACCGTGGACACGCCCTTGGGCGCGATGGACCTGGCGACATTCGGGTCGTACCTGCTCACGCACATGCTCGGGCACGGATACGATCTCGCCCGCGCGGTGGGCGGAGCCCACATGCTCGATCGCAAGCGTGTCGAGCTGTCCATGCCCTTCATGATGGCGACCATGCCGAACGTCGTGGCCGGTGCCGCAGCCGGCCTGACCGCACGCTTCGCGGTTCGGCTGTGGGGCACCGCGGCCTTCGGAGTGATCTTCACCAACGGCGAAGTGACGATCAGTTCACGCCCCATCACCCGGCCGGACTGCACCATCCTCATCGAGCCGGTGACATTTCTGCTGATCGCGCTCGGCCGCTGCGACCCCTGGGGTGCCATCGCACGCGGCCGCGTTCTCACCTGGGGCCGCAAACCATGGCTTGCGCCCCGCTTCCCCACCTTCTTCACCGCGCCCTGA
- a CDS encoding MbtH family protein: MVNPFDDDTAQFIVLVNEEQQYSLWPAASEVPGGWRTARPEGSRQECLDFVEATWLDMRPASLVNAMAAEGK; encoded by the coding sequence ATGGTTAATCCTTTCGACGACGACACGGCTCAGTTCATCGTTCTGGTCAACGAGGAGCAGCAGTACTCGCTGTGGCCGGCCGCTTCGGAGGTGCCGGGGGGATGGAGGACGGCTCGGCCCGAGGGATCACGTCAAGAGTGCCTGGACTTCGTCGAGGCCACCTGGCTGGACATGCGCCCCGCCAGCCTTGTCAACGCCATGGCCGCCGAAGGCAAGTAG